In Acidobacteriota bacterium, a single window of DNA contains:
- a CDS encoding sugar transferase encodes MATIPNGAPDSLALIPEVSATTSAPIPLEHPKMNPGLSLVAPNNRADSERRWWQVSGSNTGFLPIATDLLLAALSASIIFHISAGSSGIRFSLTNQLRALLMLYAALTILSAHSLGLYRLRRWNTGETLAIAKSVGLASILFAAFVLLAGQPLSLAAIGCMGAMNVGAFAAWRAWDRHTASHRIEAGKMRNVLIVGASASGTALERSISANPHWGFVVRGFLDDRAHSNGIRVAGTVAQLADIARAEYIDDIFIAPPYDGALVWKLTEQARLNHWNVKVLPEFWQPAMVQPQVELLGELPVFSLHREPIPAVALCMKRTLDVVLSICAAPIVIPLIAALALLVKLDSPGPAFYRANRIGRKGRKFCCWKLRTMISNADAMKEELRAANQRSGPFFKLSFDPRITRIGRLLRRSSLDELPQLWNVFRGDMSLVGPRPHPIDDYERYDLEHRRRLQVRPGITGLWQVKARRDPSFDINMALDLTYIENWSLWLDCKILLQTIPVVLKGTGQ; translated from the coding sequence ATGGCAACTATTCCCAACGGCGCTCCCGATTCGCTTGCTCTAATCCCTGAGGTGTCAGCAACAACCTCTGCGCCCATTCCGCTGGAGCATCCGAAGATGAACCCAGGATTATCTCTGGTAGCTCCGAACAATCGAGCGGACAGCGAACGTCGCTGGTGGCAAGTTTCTGGAAGCAATACCGGGTTTTTGCCGATTGCCACTGATCTGCTGCTGGCTGCACTCAGCGCGTCCATCATCTTCCATATCAGCGCCGGCAGTAGTGGCATTCGCTTTTCATTAACCAATCAACTGCGCGCACTGCTGATGCTCTATGCGGCTTTAACAATTCTCTCTGCTCACAGCCTGGGTTTATATCGGCTGCGCAGGTGGAACACCGGAGAGACGCTCGCCATCGCAAAGTCCGTCGGTTTAGCGTCAATCTTATTTGCAGCCTTCGTTCTGTTGGCTGGCCAGCCGCTGTCATTGGCAGCCATCGGCTGCATGGGAGCAATGAACGTTGGCGCCTTCGCCGCCTGGCGAGCATGGGATCGGCACACCGCCAGCCATCGCATTGAAGCAGGCAAGATGCGCAACGTGTTGATCGTCGGCGCAAGTGCTTCCGGCACTGCCTTGGAGCGTTCGATATCGGCGAATCCACATTGGGGTTTTGTTGTGCGTGGTTTTCTCGACGACCGGGCCCATTCGAATGGTATTCGGGTCGCAGGAACCGTGGCTCAGCTGGCAGATATAGCGCGGGCGGAGTACATCGACGACATCTTTATTGCCCCGCCTTATGATGGAGCACTTGTCTGGAAACTCACCGAACAGGCGCGCCTGAACCACTGGAACGTGAAAGTACTTCCGGAATTCTGGCAGCCGGCGATGGTGCAACCGCAAGTCGAGCTCCTGGGAGAATTGCCGGTCTTCTCACTGCATCGCGAGCCGATTCCTGCAGTTGCGCTCTGTATGAAACGAACTCTGGACGTCGTGTTATCGATCTGCGCTGCGCCGATCGTGATTCCTCTTATCGCCGCTCTGGCATTGCTCGTGAAGCTGGATTCTCCGGGGCCGGCTTTCTATCGCGCAAACCGGATTGGAAGAAAAGGACGCAAGTTTTGCTGCTGGAAGCTGCGCACCATGATCTCCAATGCAGATGCGATGAAAGAGGAGCTTCGAGCAGCGAACCAGAGATCAGGACCGTTCTTCAAGCTGTCTTTTGATCCGCGCATCACGCGTATTGGCAGATTGCTGCGCAGGAGCAGCCTCGATGAACTGCCCCAGCTGTGGAACGTGTTTCGCGGCGATATGAGCCTGGTTGGCCCGCGACCGCATCCGATCGACGACTATGAACGCTATGACCTCGAACATCGGCGCCGTCTGCAGGTGCGCCCAGGAATTACTGGGCTGTGGCAAGTGAAGGCGCGACGAGATCCCTCGTTCGATATCAATATGGCACTCGATCTGACGTACATCGAGAACTGGAGCCTCTGGCTCGATTGCAAGATTCTTCTGCAAACCATTCCTGTCGTTCTCAAGGGAACCGGTCAATAG
- a CDS encoding 2-phosphosulfolactate phosphatase — MKPSFFIDCFAENGLHRNAACTVVAIDVIRATSVAITAAANGWRCFPVSSLPEAQRLAGRFSNALLMGELAGETPASFEMNNSPAELEARTDSYRPIVLLSSNGTKLIAESKATAVTYLACLRNFRAAAHQLMDTHERVAIIGAGSRGEFREEDQMCCAWIGELLLQHGYVAENSKTVEMVSKWSGAPASALISSKSVDYLRRTGQLHDLEYILNHIDDLRSAYVMDGDEVIEVDGTSLVSVTSMSAIPIPAKVA, encoded by the coding sequence ATGAAACCAAGTTTCTTCATTGATTGCTTCGCTGAAAACGGCCTCCACCGTAACGCCGCGTGCACGGTGGTTGCGATCGATGTTATTCGCGCGACAAGTGTAGCCATTACGGCAGCGGCGAATGGCTGGCGTTGCTTTCCAGTGTCTTCGCTTCCGGAAGCACAGCGCCTGGCAGGCCGATTTTCTAATGCTCTCCTGATGGGTGAACTCGCCGGCGAAACTCCAGCTAGCTTCGAAATGAACAACAGCCCGGCTGAATTGGAGGCTCGTACAGACAGCTATCGGCCTATTGTGCTGCTGTCCTCAAATGGAACAAAGTTGATTGCGGAATCGAAGGCAACCGCGGTGACCTACTTAGCCTGTCTCCGGAACTTCCGTGCTGCTGCGCATCAACTCATGGACACGCACGAGCGTGTTGCCATTATTGGGGCTGGCAGTCGGGGTGAGTTTCGCGAGGAAGACCAGATGTGCTGTGCCTGGATCGGCGAACTCCTGCTCCAACACGGATACGTTGCAGAGAATTCCAAAACGGTAGAAATGGTCTCAAAATGGAGCGGCGCGCCAGCAAGCGCGCTGATTTCCAGCAAGAGCGTCGACTACCTGCGTCGCACCGGGCAGCTCCACGATCTGGAGTACATCCTTAATCATATTGATGATTTGCGCTCGGCGTATGTCATGGATGGTGATGAAGTAATCGAAGTCGACGGGACAAGCCTTGTTTCAGTTACTAGCATGAGTGCGATTCCAATTCCCGCGAAGGTCGCGTAA
- a CDS encoding carboxylate--amine ligase, which yields MLILKTATPTVILKSVAHGGLALVRSLGREGVDVYTVEGDPWVPAIHSRYSRGWVNLDVETASAEETLRRLEALAAKIGTAPVLIPSTDYAAIFMAEHYERLHRRFIFPEQSPELLRRLYNKREMYFLAKQHGVATAETLFPTNRQEVLSFLENANFPFVLKAIDGTRLFARCGKKMFIANSADELLSVYDSIEEPESPNLMLQEYIAGEDDSVWMFNGYFNRNSECLVAFTGKKIRQCPAFGGYACLGVCMQNQAVSETAIRFLSELGYCGLVDIDFRYDPRTQEYKVLDVNPRMGASFPLFKATNGLDLARAYYLDMTGQQVPHSSAADGRKWIVGDLDFVSSLRYFTSGKLRVGEWLRSLRDIEESAYFAADDLLPFVVRLAEDVVELQRRAFKKFSSPHESTATAAAALADPIPASSQVEA from the coding sequence ATGCTCATTTTGAAGACAGCAACGCCGACTGTGATCCTGAAGTCTGTGGCTCACGGCGGATTGGCGCTTGTCCGCAGCCTCGGAAGAGAAGGAGTAGATGTTTACACGGTCGAAGGAGACCCGTGGGTTCCGGCAATCCATTCGCGCTACAGCCGGGGGTGGGTGAACCTGGATGTCGAGACTGCCTCAGCCGAAGAGACTCTGCGGCGTCTGGAAGCTCTGGCTGCCAAAATCGGAACCGCTCCTGTGCTCATTCCAAGTACGGACTATGCCGCGATATTCATGGCGGAACACTATGAACGTCTTCACCGCCGGTTCATCTTTCCTGAGCAATCTCCAGAGCTCCTGCGTCGGCTTTACAACAAGCGAGAAATGTATTTTTTGGCTAAGCAGCATGGAGTAGCCACCGCAGAGACACTGTTCCCGACGAACCGGCAAGAGGTGCTCAGCTTTCTTGAAAATGCGAACTTCCCGTTTGTGCTTAAGGCGATCGATGGCACTCGATTATTCGCGCGTTGCGGCAAGAAGATGTTCATCGCGAATTCCGCCGACGAACTGCTGAGTGTTTACGATTCCATTGAGGAACCCGAGAGTCCAAATTTGATGCTCCAGGAATACATCGCCGGAGAAGACGATTCAGTCTGGATGTTTAACGGATACTTCAACAGGAATTCAGAGTGCCTGGTAGCCTTCACAGGGAAGAAGATACGGCAGTGTCCAGCTTTTGGCGGTTACGCCTGCCTTGGCGTGTGCATGCAGAACCAGGCTGTGAGCGAGACGGCAATCCGTTTTCTAAGCGAGCTTGGTTATTGCGGTTTGGTTGACATCGACTTCCGCTACGATCCGCGGACACAGGAATACAAAGTACTGGACGTAAATCCCCGCATGGGAGCGTCATTCCCGCTCTTCAAGGCCACAAACGGTCTCGACCTCGCTCGCGCGTATTACCTGGATATGACTGGACAGCAGGTGCCACACTCATCAGCAGCCGACGGTCGCAAATGGATTGTCGGGGATCTCGACTTTGTCTCTTCACTGCGCTATTTCACATCGGGAAAGTTGAGAGTGGGAGAGTGGCTCAGATCTCTTCGTGATATTGAAGAGAGCGCCTACTTCGCAGCCGATGACCTATTGCCGTTTGTTGTCCGGCTGGCAGAGGACGTCGTGGAACTTCAGAGACGAGCCTTCAAGAAATTCTCTTCTCCGCACGAGAGCACTGCGACGGCGGCGGCTGCATTGGCGGACCCGATTCCCGCGAGCTCCCAGGTCGAAGCATGA
- a CDS encoding DinB family protein: protein MWHDFSGGYLVNRGLCLAFAALMAVPSALLGQEKSQAPATPPANPITASEKGLYSFVSTAAVGAAQKMPEENYSFKPTPEVRSFGQLVGHVADASYMFCSLSLGEANPAKAIEKTKTSKADLVAALQDAVAYCNKAFDSMTDVKGSQMVKFRNFDIAKLTVFSLNTAHTDEHYGNMVTYLRMKGIVPPTSENPPAQAPK from the coding sequence ATGTGGCATGATTTCTCGGGAGGGTATCTCGTGAACAGAGGACTTTGTCTTGCATTTGCTGCATTGATGGCGGTTCCCAGCGCTCTACTCGGGCAGGAGAAGTCACAAGCGCCGGCCACTCCGCCGGCAAACCCGATTACCGCGAGCGAAAAAGGTCTGTACTCATTTGTGAGCACCGCCGCCGTCGGCGCGGCGCAGAAAATGCCGGAAGAAAACTACTCCTTCAAACCGACGCCGGAGGTTCGAAGTTTTGGCCAGTTGGTCGGCCATGTGGCCGACGCTTCCTACATGTTCTGCTCGCTAAGCCTCGGCGAAGCTAACCCAGCCAAGGCAATCGAAAAAACCAAGACCTCGAAGGCCGATCTTGTTGCCGCACTGCAGGACGCCGTTGCCTACTGCAACAAGGCATTCGACAGCATGACCGATGTAAAAGGCAGCCAAATGGTGAAATTCAGGAACTTCGACATAGCGAAGCTCACGGTGTTCTCGCTGAACACGGCGCATACGGATGAGCACTACGGAAACATGGTGACCTACCTGCGAATGAAGGGGATTGTGCCTCCGACCAGTGAAAACCCACCCGCACAGGCCCCAAAATAA
- a CDS encoding GIY-YIG nuclease superfamily protein produces the protein MPCMYILRSITTNKFYVGSTSDFGSRLQHHQAGHTPSTKKRGPWNLAYREDFATVAEARRREREIKSWKSHRTIQEPIDRSSGF, from the coding sequence ATGCCCTGCATGTACATACTGCGGAGTATCACTACGAACAAGTTTTACGTCGGTTCGACATCAGATTTCGGCTCCCGTTTGCAACATCATCAGGCGGGGCATACGCCGTCGACCAAAAAACGAGGACCTTGGAATCTTGCTTATCGAGAAGATTTCGCGACAGTGGCTGAAGCGAGACGCCGCGAACGGGAGATCAAGAGTTGGAAGTCACATCGCACGATTCAGGAACCTATTGACCGGAGCTCAGGTTTTTAG
- a CDS encoding VWA domain-containing protein, giving the protein MSKRYFQILTIVLLLISGSASLLDAQQAQFQVSVDLVQLNVAVTDNKGNYVTGLKPSDFLITEDTIGEKIAFFGEGNGPTRSVSEVAQDEGKPLSATSFAAAPPTAPAEQTDNLSAAIAGSNVYILFDTSNYMYRGFVFAQDAIAEFVRSLEKADKVAFYSYSRDLSRAASLTADRSDVVRGVRTTVAGDDAALYNSLLLTVKDAAGITGRKVVVVFSNGPDNSSVVPPEDVAELAQSAGIPIYMISTREARLEPVSTAVFERMTAATGGKAYFSKNWRDERKAFASIRDDLGHLYSLSYYPKNNPNHGWRNITVRLIGERLKNYRVRTRNGYRPQPTRFSVGTVAENSTANGSSN; this is encoded by the coding sequence ATGAGCAAACGATATTTTCAAATTCTTACGATTGTCCTTCTGCTGATCAGCGGCTCTGCGAGTTTGTTGGATGCGCAACAGGCACAGTTTCAGGTCTCGGTAGATCTCGTGCAACTCAATGTTGCCGTCACCGACAACAAGGGAAACTATGTGACTGGCTTGAAGCCTTCGGACTTTTTGATTACTGAGGACACGATCGGCGAAAAGATCGCATTCTTTGGCGAAGGGAACGGCCCCACTCGCAGCGTGAGTGAGGTTGCACAGGACGAGGGCAAACCCCTCAGCGCCACTTCCTTTGCGGCCGCTCCGCCAACTGCTCCTGCCGAGCAAACAGACAACTTGAGCGCGGCCATCGCCGGCTCGAACGTCTACATTCTCTTTGACACCAGCAACTACATGTACCGGGGCTTTGTTTTTGCCCAGGACGCAATCGCAGAGTTTGTGCGCTCGCTCGAGAAGGCTGACAAGGTTGCCTTCTATTCGTACAGTCGCGATCTGTCTCGCGCCGCCTCTCTCACCGCGGATCGTTCAGACGTAGTACGCGGAGTGCGAACAACTGTAGCCGGAGATGATGCTGCGTTGTATAACTCGCTGCTGCTGACGGTGAAAGATGCTGCGGGAATTACGGGAAGAAAAGTCGTGGTGGTCTTCTCGAACGGCCCTGACAATTCCAGCGTCGTGCCGCCGGAAGATGTTGCCGAACTTGCTCAATCCGCGGGTATTCCCATCTACATGATCAGCACTCGCGAAGCCAGGTTGGAACCAGTCTCAACCGCAGTATTTGAGCGCATGACCGCCGCGACCGGCGGGAAAGCGTACTTCTCCAAGAATTGGAGAGACGAGCGCAAAGCCTTTGCTTCAATCCGTGACGACCTTGGACATCTTTACTCACTCAGCTATTATCCGAAAAACAATCCCAACCATGGTTGGCGCAACATTACGGTAAGGCTTATAGGCGAGCGTCTGAAGAACTATCGCGTACGCACACGCAACGGCTATCGGCCGCAGCCCACTCGCTTCTCGGTCGGAACTGTCGCCGAAAATTCCACGGCGAATGGCTCAAGCAACTAG
- a CDS encoding carboxylate--amine ligase has protein sequence MMTIKDNSVPVVVLRSIAYCALGIGRSLGRLGVPVYTVEGRPSAPVFHSRYNQGCFVWGIDEKPEAESLAYLEHVSKQVGRYPLLVPTTDYAAMFVARHSVELGQWFRFPDQPDGLVDSLCSKKEMHVLATRLAIPTPKTDFPETRAEVEKFLKSAVFPVMLKGIDGTRLCERSGKKMFIVNSADELLELYDRVEEPDAPNLMLQEYIPGGDDTIWMFNGYFNADSECLVGFTGKKIRQCPAYTGYTSLGVCLRNDAVDEQTRRFMKALSYRGILDIGYRYDSRDGLYKVLDVNPRIGATFRLFVGDNGLDVARAFYLDMTGQPVPRTQLPEGRKWLVEDRDLNSALRYWRDGKLSVRQWLASFRGIRETAYFASDDLRPVLARIKNVLASAIRRCCSMRPGWSLPLSSHIGKRAPVRTGSVETA, from the coding sequence ATGATGACGATCAAAGACAACTCGGTCCCAGTAGTGGTCCTGCGGTCAATCGCATACTGCGCGTTGGGTATCGGGCGCAGCTTGGGCAGGCTTGGCGTGCCGGTGTATACCGTCGAGGGCAGACCCTCAGCCCCAGTGTTTCATTCACGCTATAACCAGGGATGCTTTGTATGGGGCATCGATGAAAAACCTGAAGCTGAATCGCTCGCATATCTGGAGCACGTAAGCAAGCAGGTAGGCCGATACCCGTTACTTGTTCCTACCACGGACTATGCGGCGATGTTTGTGGCGAGGCACTCGGTTGAGTTGGGTCAGTGGTTCCGATTCCCGGATCAGCCGGACGGACTTGTCGACTCCCTCTGCAGTAAAAAGGAAATGCACGTGTTGGCCACGCGTCTGGCGATTCCGACGCCTAAAACGGACTTCCCGGAGACTCGGGCCGAGGTGGAGAAGTTTCTCAAGTCAGCAGTGTTCCCCGTGATGTTGAAAGGAATCGATGGAACGCGGCTATGCGAGCGTTCCGGCAAAAAGATGTTCATCGTTAATTCTGCTGATGAGTTGCTCGAGTTGTATGACCGGGTCGAGGAACCCGATGCCCCGAATCTTATGCTTCAGGAATATATTCCCGGGGGCGACGACACTATCTGGATGTTTAACGGCTACTTCAATGCCGACTCTGAATGCCTGGTCGGCTTCACCGGAAAAAAAATCCGGCAGTGTCCTGCATATACTGGCTACACCAGTCTGGGAGTGTGCTTGCGCAATGACGCCGTCGATGAACAAACTCGTCGCTTCATGAAAGCCTTGAGCTATCGTGGAATCCTAGATATCGGTTATCGCTACGACTCTCGCGATGGACTGTACAAAGTTCTGGATGTGAATCCCAGAATAGGAGCAACGTTCCGGCTCTTCGTCGGAGACAATGGGCTTGACGTCGCCCGTGCTTTCTATCTCGATATGACCGGACAACCCGTTCCTCGAACGCAGCTCCCTGAGGGACGCAAATGGCTAGTGGAAGACCGTGATCTGAATTCGGCGCTCCGCTATTGGCGAGATGGCAAATTAAGCGTCCGGCAATGGCTTGCCTCATTCCGAGGAATTCGCGAGACGGCATACTTCGCATCCGACGATCTACGCCCGGTACTCGCCAGAATAAAGAACGTACTCGCCTCAGCAATACGACGATGCTGTTCAATGCGCCCGGGCTGGAGCTTACCTCTCTCATCCCATATCGGGAAGAGAGCACCGGTAAGGACCGGTTCTGTCGAGACCGCCTAA